In the Armatimonadota bacterium genome, CTGCTCTCCGGCGAAGACCGCGCCCGCGGTGTCCTGCTGGTGGGGCTGAGGCAACCGCCGGCGCTGCGGCGGCGGTTTGCGGACAAGTTCGTCCGGGAAGGACGGCTTCCCGACCCGGAGGACCTCGAGGGCATCGCGCTGGGCCGGGCTCTGGCCCGCACCCTCCAGGTGCAGATCGGCGACGCGGTCTACGCCTATGCGCCGGGCACGGAGGGCACCGGGGCGTCGGCCTACGTCGTCGTCGGAATCCTCCGCTTTCCCGACCCGGCGCAGGATGCCCGCGGGGCGGTGCTCTCCCTGCCCGCCGCCCAGGAGCTGGCCGCGTCGGACGCCGTCTCCCGGTTCGAGGTCCACGTTCCGGAGTTCCGCCGCACCACGGACGACGCGGCACTGGTTCCGCTGGCCGCCAGGCTGCAGGCGGCGCTGGGCAACGAGGTCGTGGTGGAGACCTGGCGGGAGACCTATCCCGCCATCAGCAGCCTGGAACGGGCCCTGCGGCCCATCCTCACGGTCTTCCTCGGCCTGTTCTTCATCCTGGCCGGGCTGCTGGTCCTCAATACCGTCTACCTCAGCGTGGTGGAGCGCACGCGCGAGTTCGGCGTCATCATCGCCCTCGGGGCGAACCGCCGGCGGGTCCTGGGGATGGTCCTCCTGGAAAGCCTCCTCCTCTGCGGCAGCGGCGCGGCCGTGGGCCTGGCGGTGGGCTCGGCCACGGTGGCGCGCCTGGCCCGCGGGTACTCCTATCCCGGCGCGTGGCGGGAGGTGGTGGAGGCCTACGGTCTCCCCGAGGTGATGTACGGCAGCATTGCCCCCGTAGAGGTGGCAATCATCGTCGCCTTTGTGATCGGCATCGGCGTCCTGGCCGCGCTCCTGCCGGCCCGGACCGCCGGGCGGCTCGCGCCGGTGGAGGCGATGCGGTTCGTGGCCTAGCCGCGCGCTGCGGTCGGCGCGTGAATGCATCGGAGGATGAACACGATGGAACCGCTGATCAAAGTCCGCGGGTTGACGAAGGTCTACCGGACCGACGGACAGCAGACCCCTGCTCTGCGTGGGGTGGACCTGGAGATCGCGCCGGGGGAGTTCACGGCGGTCGCCGGACCCTCGGGCAGCGGCAAGAGCACCTTGCTGCACCTCATCGGCGGCCTCGATCACCCCACCGCGGGGGAGGTGTGGCTGGAAGGACAGCGCATCGACCGGCTGGACCACAACCGGTTGGCCGAACTGCGCCTGCGCCACTTCGGCTTCGTCTTCC is a window encoding:
- a CDS encoding FtsX-like permease family protein; translated protein: MFAFAWRSIWRNRSRSLGAAFAVAFTVWMSMTYFGLSNAARDGMYVNLTDTVGHIQIHIRGYRAVRDFREAVLPRAAALRDRLTRALGDGLIVEALEVPALLSGEDRARGVLLVGLRQPPALRRRFADKFVREGRLPDPEDLEGIALGRALARTLQVQIGDAVYAYAPGTEGTGASAYVVVGILRFPDPAQDARGAVLSLPAAQELAASDAVSRFEVHVPEFRRTTDDAALVPLAARLQAALGNEVVVETWRETYPAISSLERALRPILTVFLGLFFILAGLLVLNTVYLSVVERTREFGVIIALGANRRRVLGMVLLESLLLCGSGAAVGLAVGSATVARLARGYSYPGAWREVVEAYGLPEVMYGSIAPVEVAIIVAFVIGIGVLAALLPARTAGRLAPVEAMRFVA